The genomic window GATATTCCAGGCCATACCTGGACCCGATCACCTATGGCCAGGCCTCCTTCCTCTGTCTCCAGCTCAATGATCCTGCCGACGATCTCGTGACCCAGGACCCTTGGATACCTCAGGTCCCTGTGGCCGTGCTCAAGCATCTTCACATCGGTGCCGCAGACCGCGCAGGCCTCCACCTTGACCAAGGCGCCTCCAGGGGGGCAGAACGGGTCTGGAATGTCATCCAGCAACAGTTCTCCGGGACCTTTCATCAAGGCTGCTCGCATAACTCTCAGAATGGGGAGGGCCATGTAATTATTTAAATTGGATGTATCATCCAACTAAGAGCTCAACCCTTGAGATCGGCTACCCTAACGACCGGTCTCAATGACAACCGATATCTCCGCGCCCGCCCATCACCTCACCATGAGACAGGCCGAGAGGGAGATCAAGGACCGCGGCGCGATCGACGACCTGATAAAGAGAGCGATGATCTGCCGGCTGGGGTTGATCGATGGGGATGAACCCTATATCGTGCCGATGAACTTCGGATATGATGGCAAGAGCCTATACTTTCACTGTGCCAAGGAAGGTCGGAAGATCGACATCCTCAAACGAAGCGACCGGGTCTGCTTCGAGATGGACCTGGATACGGAGTTGGTCAAGGGCGATGTGGCCTGCAAATGGAGCATGCGTTACCGAAGCATCGAGGGTGTGGGACGTGCTGTCCTGATAGACGACGCCGAAGGCAAAAAATACGGTTTGAACCTGATAATGTCCCACTATGCCAAGGGGCCGTTCGAATACGCGGAAAGGGGTTTCAATCTGGCCCTCATCATCCGGGTGGACATCGAGAGCATCTCCGGGAAAAGGTCCCAACACTGACTAAGGCACCATTACCGCTTCGCCGCCCTCTATCATTACCACATATTCGGTCAAAGGGACCTGCCTGCCGGAGCGCTGCAACGCCGTCAGGACTAGTTTCTTGAGCTGTCGGCAACAGGGCACCTCCATATGCACCAGCGTGATGTCCTTGATCGGATTGGTGGACAATATATCGGTCAGCTTCTGGACATAAGCATCGTTATCGTCCAGCTTTGGACAGCCTATCAAAGCTACCTTCCCTTTAACGAACTGTCCTTGCATGGACCCGCACGCGAAGGCAGTGCAATCGGCAGCGATCAGAAGGCTGGCGTTCCATAGGTATGGTGCGTTGGTGGGAACGAGCCGCAATTGTATGGGCCAGGTGGAAAGCTGAGAGGGGTTTGCCACATTCTCGGCAGGTCCTTCCCTTACCTTGAACACACGAGGTCCGGAGGATGGACAGGCGCATGGCGTGAGGGTCAGGTCCTTTTTCCTCTCTAGGTGCTCCTTTACCTGGGTATCGCTGAACTCTGGGGCTTCACGCTCCTCGATGGTCAACGCGCCGGTGGGGCATTCTCCTAGGCAGGCTCCCAGGCCATCGCAGAAGGTTTCGCTGACAACCTCTGCCTTCCCGCCCCTGAGCTCTATCGCGCCCTCGGCGCACGCCGTGACGCAATTACCGCAGCCCGTGCAGAGCGACCTGTCGATCTTGATGATCTTCCTCTTTACCATTGTTAATCCGATCCTGGTCTTTCCTATTTGTCCTCTCAGTATAGGATTATTTCCCTTTTGGAGGGGCATCCAGGATAGCGATCGGGGCTGCACATTCCGTGGTGCAGTTGTAAGGATCGCATACTCTCTCCTCTTGCTTTGTCGGATACAGCCTGGTC from Methanomassiliicoccales archaeon includes these protein-coding regions:
- a CDS encoding pyridoxamine 5'-phosphate oxidase family protein, translating into MRQAEREIKDRGAIDDLIKRAMICRLGLIDGDEPYIVPMNFGYDGKSLYFHCAKEGRKIDILKRSDRVCFEMDLDTELVKGDVACKWSMRYRSIEGVGRAVLIDDAEGKKYGLNLIMSHYAKGPFEYAERGFNLALIIRVDIESISGKRSQH
- a CDS encoding 4Fe-4S binding protein, with the protein product MVKRKIIKIDRSLCTGCGNCVTACAEGAIELRGGKAEVVSETFCDGLGACLGECPTGALTIEEREAPEFSDTQVKEHLERKKDLTLTPCACPSSGPRVFKVREGPAENVANPSQLSTWPIQLRLVPTNAPYLWNASLLIAADCTAFACGSMQGQFVKGKVALIGCPKLDDNDAYVQKLTDILSTNPIKDITLVHMEVPCCRQLKKLVLTALQRSGRQVPLTEYVVMIEGGEAVMVP